The sequence TCATTTACTTGTAGTAAAGTCTTCAAGAAAATTCGATAGTTGTCGATCGTAGATTTATTTTTAATGCAGAATGCAATATGGTTTCGAAGTCTGGCAATAAGGCGGCTCATGAGCGCAGGTCATTTCCCAAAAGAGATATACAACAAGTTTGAAGTCCATGAATGGAAACATGCCTCGGCGATATTGAAGCATGACTTTCCGAACGAGTGGGAAGATATTCTCGCCATGCTGCGAGCCTTCAAACTCAAGAAGTCTTGGATTACGGAGGGCGGCGGCAATAAGACCGAACTAGCAAAATGGATTGATGATTTTCTGGGGGCAAGAGGATGGAAGGAAAAGCAGTTTTCTACAGCAGTCATTGTAGATGAAGCAAAGCTTGAGTCACCGACACATAAGGTTGATTGCTACAAGAACCGGGTCGCTCTTGAGCTAGAGTGGAACAATAAGGACCCCTTCTACGACCGGGATTTAAACAATTTTCGATTACTCTTCGATCTTCGAGCGATTAGCGTTGGTTTGATCATGACACGCTGTGATGAGTTACAGGAAATTTTTAATAAACTCGGACGGGGCAAGTCATACGGAAATTCGACGACACATATGTCGAAGTTGCTGCCACGCATTGAGGGCGGCAGTGGGGCAGGCTGTCCAGTTATTGTTATTGGTATAACAAAGAAGCTTTACGCGGAGGAAGAATAAGTGGATATTATCCAGGATTTTATTCGATGCACCGGAAATAAGAAGTTTCGGACAATCCTCGCCGATCCGCCTTGGCAGTTTAATAATCGTACGGGCAAGATGGCCCCCGAGCATAAACGGCTCAGTCGTTATAAAACCCTCTCCCTTCGCGAGATTTGTGAAATCCCCGTCCAGGTCGCCGCAGATCAGCCAGCACATCTGTATCTTTGGGTGCCCAATGCTCTGTTAAACGAAGGCTTGGAGGTAATGAAAGCGTGGGGGTTTACTTACAAGACGAACATTATCTGGCATAAAGTAAGAAAGGATGGGGGGCCTGATGGTCGTGGTGTAGGTTTTTATTTTAGAAACACCACTGAGATAGTTCTCTTTGGTATTCGCGGTCCCCTTCGGACACTCAAGCCGGGCCGGACGCAGGTGAATATCATCAGGTCACAAAAGCAAGAACATAGCCGAAAACCGGACGAGCTTTATAAAATAATTGAAGCATGCAGCCCCGGTCCTTTTCTTGAACTGTTTGCTCGCGGCAAAAGAAACGGCTGGCATGTTTGGGGCAATCAAGCCGACAATTATGATATAACGTGGGAAACTTATAAGAACAATAGTAATAGTAATGGCAAAGTAATCCCATTTCGGAAGAAAGACGCGAAAATTGTGCCAAGCCAGCATGTGTTGGCATTACGGGAAAAACAAGCGGCCTATGCTAGTCGCGTACCACGTAAGAAAGTGGAGTGATACAGCGCAGATAGGTTATTGAGTAAGTGAGGCA comes from Nitrospirota bacterium and encodes:
- a CDS encoding restriction endonuclease produces the protein MSAGHFPKEIYNKFEVHEWKHASAILKHDFPNEWEDILAMLRAFKLKKSWITEGGGNKTELAKWIDDFLGARGWKEKQFSTAVIVDEAKLESPTHKVDCYKNRVALELEWNNKDPFYDRDLNNFRLLFDLRAISVGLIMTRCDELQEIFNKLGRGKSYGNSTTHMSKLLPRIEGGSGAGCPVIVIGITKKLYAEEE
- a CDS encoding MT-A70 family methyltransferase, with the translated sequence MDIIQDFIRCTGNKKFRTILADPPWQFNNRTGKMAPEHKRLSRYKTLSLREICEIPVQVAADQPAHLYLWVPNALLNEGLEVMKAWGFTYKTNIIWHKVRKDGGPDGRGVGFYFRNTTEIVLFGIRGPLRTLKPGRTQVNIIRSQKQEHSRKPDELYKIIEACSPGPFLELFARGKRNGWHVWGNQADNYDITWETYKNNSNSNGKVIPFRKKDAKIVPSQHVLALREKQAAYASRVPRKKVE